GAATCTGAACAACTGTTTCTAAACTTAATGACATTTCATGAAAAAATAATCCATCAAGAATCCAAGAAAAGAAAGGAAAAAGAAGTCCAAATAAAAATCCTCCTAAAGTATAGCGTTGTGTGTTTGAAATAGGAGTCATATAAAGATTAAAAAATGAAACACTTAGAGCATTACTAACCCGTAAAAGAGAGTTATGTTTTGAACTACAAATCTAATTAATTTTTATGAATTTTTATTACTTGAGACATATTTGTTTTACGAAATTCATTTTTTTTAATAAATAGCTGTTTAACTATAGAGTTGAGTTTCCAGAACTACTAGTTAAAATCAGTTTTAGTGTTAAATTTTAATTCCGATTATACAAATATCATCAATTTGCTTTTGATGTCTTCCTATCCAATCTCTCAAGTTATTTTTTAATGCTCTACGTTGTTGAGACATAGAAGAGTTATAGGTATCATAAAGAAGACTTCTAAATTGTTTGGACATAAATTTTCGTCCGTTCTCTCCCCCAAATTGATCTTGATAACCATCAGAATACAAATAAAATGCTTCTACTTCATTTAAATCAATGATATGATTGGTATATGTATTTGATTCTACTTTTTTACTTCTTCCTCCTATAGACACTGGATCTGCTTTGATAACCGTCATATTAGATTTTTCGTCTCCTTCTTTTCGTTCTTTGTGTATATAAACAAGAGGATTTTTTGCTCCAGCAAATTCTAATGTCCCTTTTTCCTTATCAACAACAGCAACAGAGACATCCATTCCATCTCTATTCTTAGTTGTTTTTTGTTTTAATATATCTGTAATCTGTATTTGTAATCCTTCTAAAATAAGACTTGGAGTAGTTATTTTACGATATTCGACAATTTCATTCAAAACCATTGTTCCTAATAAAGACATAAAAGCACCTGGTACGCCATGCCCTGTACAGTCAGCTACTACAACAATTTTACGATTATCTACTTCTGCATACCAATAAAAATCTCCTGAAACGATGTCTTTTGGTACAAAAAAGATGAAAGAATCTTTGAAGATATTCTGTATTTCGTTCGTTCCTCCAAGTAAAGCAGACTGAATACGTTGAGCATAATTAACACTTGATACAAAGTTGTCATGCTGATTTTTTATTTGCTTTGATTTCTGTTCAATATTAATTCTAGCTATTTCAGACTTAGTAACATCTTGTAGTGTTCCACGTTGCCCTATCAAATTTCCCTCTTTATCAAAAGAAGGATACCCTTTTTCTTTTATGTAAAGTACATGGTTGGAAGGAGTATTTATTTTATATATTTCATTAAATTTATTTTTTGATTCTACCACTTCTGCCCATTTATTAGTTACTCTCACCAAGTCTTGAGGGTCTATCCATTTTCTAAAATCAGCTAGAGAACTAGGAGTGTCTTGTTTGTCTATATAAAAAATATTTGCAAAACTATCTGACCAATTTATACTTTTGGATAGTATATCTATATCATAGCTTGCTATTTTAGCGAGTTGTTGTGCTTCTTCCAAATGCTCTTTATTTTTTTCAGCATTCTCAAAAAGGGATTTTACTCTCTGATTTTGCTTTATTTCTTCAGTAATGTCTTGAACTGTACCGACAACTTGATGAGCTTCATCCTTATCATCATAGTTAATCATAATAAAAGCACGATAATGTTTCCACTCTACCATATCAGCAAGATAGGCAGGTCTTGCTCTATATTCTGTAAAAAACTCTTTTGTGTGTGTAGATATAGCTTCAGAAAGTTGATTTTGACTGACCTCAAAATCATCAGGAGCTACATTTTCTTTAAAGACATTAGGAGTAATTACATTTCCTTCTTCTAATCTATATATATAAGGTAAATTATCTGAGTGTTGGATTGTTTTTTCCTTCAAATCCCAAATAAAACTACCCATTTTTGCCATTTTTTCGGCTTGGGAAAGTAAATTTTGTTTTTGTTCTATTTGCTCTTGGGTGGCTAATAAGTTTTCATTTTTCTCTAAAAATTTAGCATTAGCTTCTTCAACATCAAAGAAGGCTTGTTTTACTCTATCTACGGTTGGCTTGAGTACAAAAACAGCTAAACTAGATATAAATAAAATAATCACTACTACTAAGGCAAACTGTATGGTTTTAAAATTTTCGTTTTTATTATCTACTCTTTTTTCATAGTTAGTAATAATAGATTTCATAAGAATGGAAAACTCCTCTTGATTTTTTTCTACTTGCTTTATTGTTTTTGTAGTATTATTTGTAAGGTTTAAAGAATCAAGGTTTTTGATTGGAAACGGAATCAAAAGTTTATTGCCATTCGTAATTACATTTTGATAGCTTCTTTTTAAGGAATCAAATAAATTTTGATTTTTTTGATTTGCTCCTACTAGTTCAAATTGTTGTATGAAATTTTGGTGTCCTTCTTTCAAATTTTTTATTGCAAGACGTAGCGAATTGGTATGTTTTGTTTTTTCATCAGCTTCTGTAATGGGAATTTTAATAGCATTATAGAGTATGTTTTGACTAATTATACGCTGATTATTTCCAATTTTAATTAAATAGAGGGCATTTTGCTCTTTACTTGAAAAGTTTTGTAATAGCAAAAAGGATGTTATCAGCATTGTAGAAATTAGGATAGGAAAAATGCTATTTGCAATTCGCATTCTTCTTATAATAGCTTTGTTATCTTTATTGTATTTATCAATATTGGTATGATGCAACAAACTATTTTCTTTCAATCTATCAATATAAAAACCAATTGTACCAAAGGAACTTGCTAAAATCAAAGGAACAGAATCTATGACAAAATGTATAGGATTATTTATATGAAGACGAACCACCATATTCCAACCTAAAGTCATTCCATTAAAAAATAACCCATCTAAAATCCAAGAAAAAAAAGGAAAAAGAAGTCCAAATAAAAAACCTCCAAGTATATAACCCTTTGTGTTTGAGATGCTATTCTTCAATTCATATAAAAGTTTAACAATGAAATACTTTGGCTACTACTAGATTCACAATAATATTGCTAATTCATAAATATAGCTACTTTTCATGAAATTTCATATTTAGAAAATGAAATTAAGTCATTTGAAATTATTTCTTCGACAAATCAGTCTGATTAAGATGTATTCAAATATAATTTTTGTGATTCAATTTAAACAATGCAAAAAGATTTGTACTTTTGCACCGTTAAATTTTTACACAAAATTAAAGAAAATGAATAAGTTTTTTTCTATACTTTCTGTTTTGGCAACGTTATTTTTTATTGCGTGTTCGCCAAAAACAGTTTCTAATAAGGTAAATTACCCACAATCGCCAACGCTTCTAAAAATAGATGACCAAATTGTTTCGGCTGATGAATTTGAATATCTCTATCAAAAAAATAATTCTACAGAGGAAGACAGCCTTTGGAATAGAGAAAAAATTCAAGAATACTTAGATTTATATATCAATTTTAAACTCAAAGTAGAAGAAGCTAAAGAGCTGGGAATGGATACTTCTCAGGCTTTCAAAAAAGAATTTGAAATTTATAAAAATCAGCTTGCTGAGCCGTATCTTACACCTAAAAATGTAAGTGAAAAATTGGTAAAAGAAGCCTATTCTCGTCTGACTGAATCAGTGCGTGCTTCTCATATTCTGATAATGGTAGAGCAATATGCAAATCCAGAAGATACTTTGGCAGCCTACAAAAAGATTCAAGATGTTAGAAAAAAAGCTATAGCAGGAGAAAATTTTGCAGAATTGGCTAAAACGTATTCTGATGATCCATCAGGTAAAATAAATGGAGGAGATTTGTATTATTTTTCTTCTCTACAAATGGTTTATCCTTTCGAAACAGCAGCATATAATACTGAAGAAGGTAAAGTTTCAGAGATTGTTCGTACTCGTTTTGGGTATCATATCTTAAAAGTTACTAACAAACAACCTTCTTTAGGAAAAGTACAGTTAGCACATATTATGATTCGCTCATCTGATGGAATGATTGCAGAAGATACATTGAAGGCATATCGAAAAATTCAAGAAATTTATACGCAATTAGAAAAAGAAACTGATGAAGCCAAACAAAAAGAATTATTCGAAAATTTAGCAAAGCAGTTTTCAGAAGATTATCGTTCAAGAGAACGTGGTGGACAGCTTACCAATAATGGAAATCCAGAGTTTACTTCAGGAACGCTTGTACCTCCTTTCGAAGAAAAAATTTCTACTCTCAAAAAAGGAGAAATTACAGCACCTTTCAAAACTGCTTTCGGATGGCATATTGCTAGATTGATAGAAAAAGATGCTATCGAACCTTTTGAAGAGTTGCAGCCTATTCTGCAACAAAAAATAGCCAAAGATTCTCGTGCTGAAATTCAACAAGCTGTTTTGATTGATAAATTAAAAACTGAAAATGGTTTTTCTCAAAACAAAAAAGCAGACGATTTTTTAACACAAATGGCTGCCGATTCAGCTATTCAAAAAGCAAATATGTGGACGGTAAA
This is a stretch of genomic DNA from Bernardetia sp. MNP-M8. It encodes these proteins:
- a CDS encoding SpoIIE family protein phosphatase — encoded protein: MKNSISNTKGYILGGFLFGLLFPFFSWILDGLFFNGMTLGWNMVVRLHINNPIHFVIDSVPLILASSFGTIGFYIDRLKENSLLHHTNIDKYNKDNKAIIRRMRIANSIFPILISTMLITSFLLLQNFSSKEQNALYLIKIGNNQRIISQNILYNAIKIPITEADEKTKHTNSLRLAIKNLKEGHQNFIQQFELVGANQKNQNLFDSLKRSYQNVITNGNKLLIPFPIKNLDSLNLTNNTTKTIKQVEKNQEEFSILMKSIITNYEKRVDNKNENFKTIQFALVVVIILFISSLAVFVLKPTVDRVKQAFFDVEEANAKFLEKNENLLATQEQIEQKQNLLSQAEKMAKMGSFIWDLKEKTIQHSDNLPYIYRLEEGNVITPNVFKENVAPDDFEVSQNQLSEAISTHTKEFFTEYRARPAYLADMVEWKHYRAFIMINYDDKDEAHQVVGTVQDITEEIKQNQRVKSLFENAEKNKEHLEEAQQLAKIASYDIDILSKSINWSDSFANIFYIDKQDTPSSLADFRKWIDPQDLVRVTNKWAEVVESKNKFNEIYKINTPSNHVLYIKEKGYPSFDKEGNLIGQRGTLQDVTKSEIARINIEQKSKQIKNQHDNFVSSVNYAQRIQSALLGGTNEIQNIFKDSFIFFVPKDIVSGDFYWYAEVDNRKIVVVADCTGHGVPGAFMSLLGTMVLNEIVEYRKITTPSLILEGLQIQITDILKQKTTKNRDGMDVSVAVVDKEKGTLEFAGAKNPLVYIHKERKEGDEKSNMTVIKADPVSIGGRSKKVESNTYTNHIIDLNEVEAFYLYSDGYQDQFGGENGRKFMSKQFRSLLYDTYNSSMSQQRRALKNNLRDWIGRHQKQIDDICIIGIKI
- a CDS encoding peptidylprolyl isomerase, translating into MNKFFSILSVLATLFFIACSPKTVSNKVNYPQSPTLLKIDDQIVSADEFEYLYQKNNSTEEDSLWNREKIQEYLDLYINFKLKVEEAKELGMDTSQAFKKEFEIYKNQLAEPYLTPKNVSEKLVKEAYSRLTESVRASHILIMVEQYANPEDTLAAYKKIQDVRKKAIAGENFAELAKTYSDDPSGKINGGDLYYFSSLQMVYPFETAAYNTEEGKVSEIVRTRFGYHILKVTNKQPSLGKVQLAHIMIRSSDGMIAEDTLKAYRKIQEIYTQLEKETDEAKQKELFENLAKQFSEDYRSRERGGQLTNNGNPEFTSGTLVPPFEEKISTLKKGEITAPFKTAFGWHIARLIEKDAIEPFEELQPILQQKIAKDSRAEIQQAVLIDKLKTENGFSQNKKADDFLTQMAADSAIQKANMWTVKRFESQNPKLMKDKNLFMVGTKNYTLDDFASYLEEGNKLPAPEKALPFLREEFQSFVAQKIIDNEKALLSNKYPDYRFLLQEYYDGILLFKIMEQKVWAKALADQEGLMGFYDENKENYRWQDRAKVTIYNAADKKTLSMLKDSLKLGYYETDNFKPLQLEFSRKNTNLSESQIKKLGPFALAAKTNPSYVLTIEAAKAIGETDAIMQSRIDAIKSYFKRESVDNVRFVAQKIGNANAAKATIQLKIFTTDYKVLEKRFNKENALRLEITEGLFEKQAQPVLAKVDFKKGDYTVEENGRMYYVIVEEIEPARVKKLDETRGVVISDYQQFLEKEWIEELRKKYEFSTDEKVMQAILEKNKK